A single genomic interval of Zunongwangia sp. HGR-M22 harbors:
- a CDS encoding HNH endonuclease signature motif containing protein, translating to MDSKKKRISIPQKNKVRAELQKEIGSVCPFCTNSDVGHFQIHHIDEDPSNNDSINLLLICPNCHSRITKKDISKQEVIDKKTNLRNINSQIQFISVSIDEENCGWREIKDAKNAFMAEKLQSLFPVFIFSFINNSSKTLLLTNIRVKARNLPIGLSGPHTPLPSILRSSIKYKIKLPSNGELQEIKLKDELEVPPKRAFKFKIELFAESMEIFNPQFGRFAIFFEFGFNNNFYLEIPMILLNSPKYYEKLKYIGLA from the coding sequence TTGGACAGTAAAAAGAAAAGAATATCAATTCCACAAAAAAATAAGGTTAGGGCTGAACTTCAAAAAGAAATAGGTTCAGTTTGCCCCTTTTGTACGAATAGTGATGTAGGTCATTTTCAAATCCATCATATTGATGAAGACCCTTCAAATAATGACTCCATTAATCTATTATTAATATGTCCTAATTGTCATTCTAGAATAACGAAAAAAGATATTTCAAAACAAGAGGTAATTGATAAAAAAACAAACCTCCGAAATATAAATTCCCAAATACAATTTATATCGGTTTCTATTGATGAAGAAAACTGTGGGTGGCGAGAAATTAAAGATGCGAAAAATGCTTTTATGGCTGAAAAATTACAATCGCTATTCCCGGTTTTTATCTTTTCATTTATAAATAATTCTAGTAAAACTTTATTACTTACTAACATCAGAGTTAAAGCAAGAAATTTACCTATTGGCTTGTCAGGACCTCATACTCCATTACCCAGTATTCTTAGGTCATCAATTAAATACAAAATCAAATTGCCTTCAAATGGAGAATTACAAGAAATAAAATTAAAAGATGAATTAGAAGTTCCACCAAAAAGAGCTTTTAAGTTTAAAATAGAATTATTTGCTGAATCTATGGAAATTTTCAATCCTCAATTTGGAAGGTTTGCTATATTTTTTGAATTTGGATTTAATAATAATTTTTATCTCGAAATCCCTATGATTTTGTTGAACAGTCCTAAGTACTATGAAAAGTTAAAATACATTGGTTTAGCATAA
- a CDS encoding TraG family conjugative transposon ATPase has product MKKINLSAYHPILDIQDNMVFASNGNVVMGYRVSLPEIYSLSEKDFEDLHASWFQAFKSLPAGTVIQKQDSYRKSTYTAEELPCDTFLQKATHHYFKNREYLQHQSYLFFVLPLDKHLKASKYVNPFRKTEKGIHKKPDHQVREFIGGVKDAVSFINNSRKIKVSLLGQEAVLEFTHSYFNGFHQDVDTDIRLDQNGIAIGDHHFDVLAINSEQCFGESLQSSKVNEKFTSDHFTFHQGFIDGLGLDLEEDHIINHILYLDDKHKWRKILEKKIEELSKSSNFGTQNKVVLKKIREIVSRINEDESSRIIRGHLNIIFWSEEAEQLGRIASKIKTEFKELDMLPYYPKGEERKHYFLNSYPCFASNFSNEDLYVTDLKHALCLYINNTNYRSDGTGIIFNDRQYNIPVLKDVWDEKKKRIKARNFAIFAPTGEGKSFLANNILRQYFESGVRLVIIDLGGSYSKFAKLYPNDHSILRYEQGKNLGINPFYIAREADLTPERLEDLSVFLLELLAEGQKVSKGKEVAMKKVLLQYYQQIRKNHSLASLYQFVDENKDTLIQRLGIREAHFSTYDFLHILSEYVEGGLYSFLFNVGADQTYKIEDKRMIVFELDEVRDNKEILSVMLKLIKSAIQRTIWQNRSEKGIILFDEFAKQLKFDNVLESVEFYYQAIRKQNGAIGIILQSINQLPNNSTSASILENTQVIYSLRNEKGYGELQKRLNLSAHDLNQLYSIRNNLTGERKYTEMFIKIGKESNVFRLEVPPEVYAAYLTDGSENETIMAIYNQTNDMEKAIERFLKEKV; this is encoded by the coding sequence ATGAAAAAGATTAACCTTTCGGCTTACCATCCCATCCTGGATATTCAGGATAATATGGTTTTTGCCTCCAATGGCAATGTGGTGATGGGATATCGAGTATCGCTGCCCGAAATCTATTCCCTCTCGGAAAAAGATTTTGAAGACCTGCACGCAAGCTGGTTTCAGGCTTTCAAATCACTGCCGGCCGGAACTGTTATCCAAAAACAGGATAGTTACCGAAAATCAACTTATACGGCTGAGGAACTTCCGTGCGACACCTTCCTGCAAAAAGCCACCCATCATTATTTTAAAAATCGGGAATACTTACAGCACCAAAGCTATCTGTTCTTTGTACTTCCCCTGGACAAGCATCTAAAAGCTTCCAAATATGTCAACCCTTTTCGGAAGACCGAAAAAGGCATTCATAAAAAGCCCGATCATCAGGTCAGGGAATTTATTGGAGGGGTGAAGGATGCTGTATCCTTTATCAATAACAGTAGAAAAATCAAGGTTTCCCTTTTAGGTCAAGAGGCAGTTTTGGAATTCACCCACTCCTATTTCAACGGGTTCCACCAGGACGTAGATACGGATATCAGGCTGGATCAAAACGGAATTGCCATTGGTGATCACCATTTTGATGTACTCGCAATCAATAGTGAACAGTGCTTTGGGGAAAGCCTGCAAAGCAGTAAGGTCAATGAAAAATTCACTTCTGATCATTTCACTTTTCATCAGGGCTTTATCGATGGGTTGGGATTGGATCTGGAGGAAGACCATATCATTAACCACATCCTTTACCTGGATGATAAGCACAAATGGCGAAAAATATTGGAAAAGAAAATCGAGGAGCTTTCCAAAAGTTCCAACTTCGGAACCCAAAACAAAGTGGTATTAAAGAAAATCCGTGAGATCGTGAGCCGAATCAATGAAGATGAAAGTTCACGGATTATCCGTGGCCATCTCAACATTATTTTTTGGTCTGAGGAAGCGGAACAACTTGGTCGCATAGCTTCTAAAATAAAAACAGAATTTAAGGAACTGGATATGCTTCCATATTATCCCAAGGGAGAAGAGCGCAAGCATTACTTTTTAAATTCCTATCCTTGTTTTGCCTCCAACTTTTCTAATGAAGATCTCTATGTGACCGATCTTAAACACGCCCTATGCCTATACATAAATAATACCAATTACCGCTCAGATGGTACAGGCATTATATTTAATGACCGCCAATATAATATCCCGGTCCTAAAAGACGTCTGGGATGAAAAAAAGAAACGCATTAAGGCTCGAAACTTTGCCATCTTCGCTCCCACAGGCGAAGGGAAATCCTTTTTAGCCAATAACATCCTTCGTCAATATTTTGAGAGCGGTGTACGACTGGTCATCATCGATCTGGGCGGTTCTTATTCGAAATTCGCCAAGCTTTATCCTAACGATCATAGTATTTTACGTTACGAGCAGGGAAAAAATTTAGGGATTAACCCTTTTTATATTGCCAGGGAAGCAGACCTTACTCCCGAACGTCTGGAAGATCTTTCGGTATTCCTCTTAGAACTATTGGCCGAAGGTCAAAAAGTATCTAAAGGCAAGGAAGTAGCAATGAAAAAGGTACTCCTACAGTATTACCAGCAAATCCGTAAAAACCATTCGTTAGCTTCTTTATACCAGTTTGTAGATGAAAATAAAGATACGCTCATACAAAGATTAGGAATCCGGGAGGCGCATTTCAGTACTTATGATTTCTTGCATATTCTTTCGGAATATGTGGAGGGAGGCCTTTACAGCTTTCTATTTAACGTGGGGGCCGATCAAACCTATAAGATCGAAGACAAACGGATGATCGTTTTTGAACTGGATGAAGTCCGTGACAATAAGGAAATCCTCTCGGTAATGCTCAAACTGATCAAATCGGCCATCCAGCGAACCATCTGGCAAAACCGGTCGGAAAAAGGCATTATCCTTTTTGATGAATTTGCCAAGCAACTGAAGTTTGACAATGTTTTGGAAAGTGTGGAATTCTACTACCAGGCCATACGAAAACAAAACGGGGCTATTGGGATTATCCTGCAATCCATCAACCAGTTGCCCAACAATTCAACTTCGGCCAGTATTCTGGAAAACACCCAGGTGATCTATAGCCTTCGTAATGAAAAAGGTTATGGCGAATTGCAGAAACGCCTGAACCTTTCGGCTCACGACCTGAACCAGTTATATTCCATTCGGAATAACCTTACTGGGGAACGGAAATACACTGAAATGTTTATCAAAATAGGGAAAGAAAGCAACGTGTTCCGTTTGGAAGTCCCCCCAGAGGTCTATGCAGCCTATCTGACCGATGGTAGTGAGAACGAGACCATAATGGCCATTTATAATCAAACCAATGATATGGAAAAGGCCATTGAACGCTTCCTGAAAGAAAAAGTATAA
- a CDS encoding conjugal transfer protein, whose product MKYPLNRNIKRFLVTLSITLFSTGHIVAQGMPVYDNTNFISLAKQLIESAKQTSNLLKTVEFLKQQKERIEQVSNVIQQLDAVGKLIQNNQYLFNMVQGDLQEILNSPYIKPDEINRVTASFEEIIDRSMESVDYVNKILTSDYLKMNDAERATVLKDYETRSNEMVAEVQNKTRRYKEIISFRKMQDHINNRETEF is encoded by the coding sequence ATGAAATATCCTCTAAATCGAAACATCAAAAGATTCTTGGTAACCTTATCCATTACCCTCTTTTCAACAGGCCACATTGTGGCCCAGGGGATGCCGGTGTATGACAATACGAATTTTATCAGCCTGGCCAAACAATTGATCGAATCCGCAAAACAAACCTCGAACTTACTCAAGACCGTCGAGTTTCTTAAACAACAGAAAGAACGGATCGAACAGGTAAGCAATGTGATCCAGCAATTGGATGCCGTAGGAAAACTGATTCAGAATAACCAGTACCTCTTTAATATGGTGCAGGGCGATTTGCAAGAAATCCTTAACTCCCCGTATATCAAACCCGATGAAATCAACCGGGTGACAGCCTCCTTTGAGGAAATTATTGACCGTTCGATGGAGAGCGTGGATTATGTAAACAAAATCCTGACCAGTGATTATCTAAAAATGAACGATGCGGAAAGAGCTACCGTATTAAAAGATTATGAAACGAGATCCAATGAGATGGTTGCCGAGGTACAGAACAAAACACGCCGGTACAAGGAAATTATTTCCTTTCGAAAAATGCAGGATCATATTAATAACCGCGAAACGGAATTCTGA
- a CDS encoding conjugal transfer protein TraK, translating into MKIPYQNIYKVLRTNRFIVLSSVICSAVVCIISVAMVIKLHRESQNNAFVINGDGSVIPLKVVKQRENLKVEALAHLELFHRYFYGLNANNYKSNIEKSLWLGNSSVSDLYQQKQAEGVYNRLLQYSLVQKVITIDSQIDLQNQPYQFSTTTVFEINRGSVTDRYELKTAGKLLQVDRNFPHNPHGLLITDFFENSLRKINPE; encoded by the coding sequence ATGAAAATACCCTATCAAAATATTTACAAGGTCTTACGGACCAATCGTTTTATCGTCCTCTCCTCGGTAATTTGCTCGGCCGTGGTCTGCATTATTTCCGTAGCAATGGTCATCAAACTCCACCGGGAATCTCAGAACAATGCTTTTGTGATTAATGGGGACGGTAGCGTTATTCCCCTGAAAGTGGTGAAGCAACGGGAAAACCTGAAGGTCGAAGCCCTGGCCCATCTGGAACTGTTCCATCGCTATTTTTATGGGCTTAATGCCAACAATTACAAAAGTAATATCGAAAAGAGCCTATGGCTGGGAAACAGTTCCGTATCCGACCTCTATCAGCAAAAACAGGCCGAAGGGGTCTATAACCGGCTTTTGCAGTATTCCCTGGTACAAAAGGTCATCACTATTGATTCACAAATTGACCTTCAAAATCAACCCTACCAATTTAGCACCACCACCGTTTTTGAGATCAACCGTGGTTCGGTAACTGACCGCTATGAATTGAAAACGGCTGGAAAACTGTTGCAGGTCGACCGCAATTTTCCGCACAATCCGCACGGACTGCTCATTACCGACTTTTTTGAAAATAGCCTTCGCAAAATTAATCCTGAATAA
- the traM gene encoding conjugative transposon protein TraM, translated as MKIQKNKIVMILIVASVVLFIVAYSIITFGKDEETTIDNHQVPVPKLGGDQEQYETKMEALESIKEERQINAPSVYDEELLDATGNYDPDLRDKEKRRMIHSIYSQGNIDYASSTYLQDQSVPLPSAPSQNDTLSKKINKKEREAAAKEMGLEHQLFFASEPKENLNTLSQNTDVQLYVQVDGTQTIKQHYRLRMRLSRAALIDGKLVTKNTLLYGFVSFKPNRTLLTIEHIKGRPVSFEAYDLADGSEGIYIENSFREEVRRQVIGDVVDEIEVPGVPQVSGIKQLFRRSNRQVKVTVLDGYQLLLKIPQEHS; from the coding sequence ATGAAAATTCAAAAGAATAAAATCGTAATGATACTGATTGTGGCCAGCGTCGTCCTGTTTATTGTTGCCTATTCCATCATCACTTTTGGCAAGGACGAAGAAACCACTATCGATAACCATCAGGTACCGGTTCCCAAATTAGGGGGCGACCAAGAACAATATGAAACAAAAATGGAAGCCCTGGAAAGCATCAAAGAGGAACGTCAGATCAATGCACCAAGCGTCTATGATGAAGAGTTACTGGATGCTACCGGAAATTATGATCCTGACTTAAGGGATAAAGAAAAAAGACGGATGATTCACAGTATTTATTCGCAAGGGAATATTGATTATGCCAGCAGCACCTACCTGCAAGACCAATCAGTTCCCCTACCCTCTGCTCCATCCCAAAATGATACGTTATCCAAAAAAATCAATAAAAAAGAACGGGAAGCAGCCGCCAAAGAAATGGGCTTGGAACATCAGCTCTTTTTTGCCTCGGAGCCAAAAGAGAATCTAAATACCCTATCCCAAAACACAGACGTGCAATTGTATGTCCAAGTCGATGGTACACAGACCATCAAACAACATTATCGGCTTCGAATGCGGCTTTCGCGAGCTGCCCTGATCGATGGAAAATTAGTTACCAAAAATACCCTTCTGTATGGCTTTGTGAGTTTTAAACCCAATCGCACCCTACTTACTATCGAACATATTAAAGGCAGACCGGTTTCCTTCGAGGCCTATGACCTGGCCGATGGCAGTGAAGGTATCTATATCGAGAACAGTTTCCGGGAAGAGGTGCGCCGTCAGGTAATAGGCGATGTCGTGGATGAAATCGAAGTGCCGGGAGTACCACAGGTGAGCGGTATCAAACAGCTTTTTAGAAGAAGTAACCGTCAGGTTAAAGTCACCGTACTAGATGGCTATCAATTACTATTAAAAATACCACAGGAACATTCTTAA
- a CDS encoding DUF4138 domain-containing protein, which translates to MKKYILILIMALLALISPVNAQKALDTLYANDKKNVALFFPSAIRQGITGASHFVFTYNREKRQYFGLLKAQPGEESNLLVVTDDGKVYSYMLKYTEELSILNYFISTYESIGTEIPAKVIPKPSKEKKDSLEKRQEYFQRFSEHLMKSGTKQSKTKRKRGIRLQLQRIAYNASETYLVMELTNTSGITFEIDFLKVYRVSGNKKRKSSFQKLEIKPIYTCHMPSKIFNRQSVRLVYVMPKFVLGSKEKLQLELQELNGSRKVLLKKRL; encoded by the coding sequence ATGAAAAAATATATATTGATACTCATAATGGCTTTACTGGCTTTGATAAGTCCAGTCAATGCCCAAAAGGCGTTAGATACCTTATATGCGAATGATAAAAAGAACGTAGCCTTGTTTTTTCCGAGTGCCATCCGACAAGGTATAACCGGGGCATCCCATTTCGTGTTTACCTATAACCGGGAAAAACGACAATATTTTGGATTATTAAAGGCACAACCCGGAGAAGAAAGTAACCTTTTGGTGGTCACCGATGATGGGAAAGTCTACTCATATATGCTGAAATATACCGAAGAACTTTCCATACTGAATTATTTTATTTCCACATACGAAAGTATTGGAACGGAAATCCCGGCCAAAGTAATTCCCAAGCCTTCAAAAGAAAAAAAGGATAGTCTGGAAAAGCGACAGGAATATTTTCAGCGGTTTTCAGAACACCTAATGAAATCAGGAACAAAACAGTCCAAGACCAAACGTAAGAGAGGTATCAGGCTTCAGTTACAACGGATAGCCTACAATGCATCAGAAACCTATCTGGTAATGGAACTTACCAATACTTCGGGAATCACGTTCGAAATAGATTTTCTGAAGGTATACCGCGTTAGTGGCAACAAAAAAAGAAAATCATCCTTTCAAAAACTGGAAATAAAACCGATCTATACTTGCCATATGCCTTCGAAAATCTTTAACCGCCAATCGGTACGCTTGGTGTATGTGATGCCCAAATTTGTATTAGGAAGTAAGGAGAAATTGCAATTGGAATTGCAGGAGTTAAATGGGAGCAGGAAGGTATTGCTGAAAAAGAGACTTTAG
- a CDS encoding NmrA family NAD(P)-binding protein → MKKKILIAGATGMLGGKIADYLLQQGAEVIAIVRESGDKEKITPLKNSGVTVIPLQMDDRLALQKACEGVSCVISAVAGLRESIVDFQSRLVDAAIAAKVPRFIPSDFSTDFTQMDRGFNRNFDLRKEFKVYLDKQPIQSTSIFNGAFAYLLNYNLPLFNVKEEKVLFYGEKQDFSIDFTTVEDTAQYTAKVALDDKTPRNLHIASFSPSPKDFVALGKQFFDKDFELINGGSLEDFATVIQEKRNANPQGEQELYADWQQMQYLHSMFLVHHLKLDNNRYPDLKWTSIAQVIKK, encoded by the coding sequence ATGAAAAAGAAAATTTTAATTGCCGGTGCTACCGGGATGCTTGGTGGTAAAATCGCTGACTATCTTTTACAACAAGGAGCTGAAGTCATCGCCATTGTTAGGGAGTCCGGCGATAAAGAAAAAATTACCCCTTTAAAAAATAGTGGGGTAACCGTGATACCTCTTCAAATGGATGATCGCCTGGCGCTCCAAAAGGCGTGCGAAGGAGTTTCCTGCGTAATTTCAGCTGTAGCCGGTTTACGGGAAAGCATTGTCGATTTTCAATCGCGCCTGGTAGATGCGGCCATTGCAGCTAAGGTTCCCCGGTTTATCCCTTCCGATTTTTCAACAGATTTTACGCAAATGGATAGAGGTTTCAATCGAAACTTCGATCTCAGGAAAGAATTTAAGGTCTATTTGGATAAGCAACCTATACAGTCGACTTCTATTTTTAACGGGGCTTTTGCCTACCTCTTAAACTACAACCTTCCGTTATTCAATGTAAAGGAAGAAAAAGTACTTTTTTACGGGGAAAAACAGGATTTTTCAATCGATTTTACGACGGTAGAAGATACCGCCCAATACACCGCCAAAGTAGCTTTGGACGATAAGACTCCCCGAAACCTGCATATTGCCAGTTTTAGTCCGAGTCCAAAGGATTTTGTAGCGCTTGGAAAACAATTTTTTGATAAAGATTTTGAACTGATCAATGGCGGATCCTTAGAAGATTTCGCTACTGTAATACAGGAAAAGAGAAATGCCAATCCGCAGGGCGAACAGGAACTGTATGCCGATTGGCAACAAATGCAATACCTGCACAGTATGTTTTTGGTGCATCATTTAAAACTGGACAACAACCGCTATCCAGACCTTAAATGGACATCTATAGCACAAGTAATCAAAAAATAA
- a CDS encoding alpha/beta fold hydrolase produces METQAQYSDKELVKQLLGFTSHLITVNNIQLHYVAGGTGQPLICLPGWPQTWYSFHKVMPELAKKYTVIVVDIRGMGSSDKPFNGYDKKTMAKDIFELIQKLGIKKAHVLGHDIGGMVASSLAFNYPQAVDKLILMDGSHPSEAMREMRLLPMPGTFGDKINDKMPFLWWMAFNQVKELPEQLLEGRFRYLLDWLFSYVMLDDAKMSDFDREVAAYHYNRPENIRASNAWYQAFEQDIKDMNTYGTLQMPVLGMASESSYEFMKQGLPYIAKNVEVIKVEGSGHYFNEENPQAVIDAVLHFIK; encoded by the coding sequence ATGGAAACTCAAGCGCAATATTCAGATAAGGAATTGGTCAAACAATTACTGGGATTTACCAGCCATCTGATCACGGTAAATAACATTCAGTTACATTATGTAGCAGGAGGTACGGGGCAACCGCTTATTTGCCTTCCCGGCTGGCCGCAAACCTGGTATTCTTTTCATAAGGTAATGCCGGAACTGGCAAAAAAATACACTGTAATTGTAGTAGATATTCGGGGAATGGGCAGCTCAGATAAACCCTTTAATGGCTACGACAAAAAAACGATGGCCAAGGATATTTTTGAACTGATCCAAAAACTGGGGATTAAAAAAGCACACGTATTGGGACACGATATTGGTGGGATGGTGGCTTCAAGTCTTGCTTTTAATTATCCGCAGGCTGTGGATAAACTTATCCTGATGGATGGCTCCCACCCGAGCGAAGCAATGCGGGAAATGCGCCTGCTCCCTATGCCGGGAACTTTTGGAGATAAAATAAATGATAAAATGCCATTTTTATGGTGGATGGCTTTTAATCAGGTAAAGGAATTACCAGAACAGCTATTGGAAGGCCGGTTTAGATACCTATTAGATTGGCTGTTTTCTTACGTAATGTTGGATGATGCTAAAATGAGTGATTTTGACCGGGAAGTTGCCGCCTACCATTATAATCGACCTGAAAACATTAGGGCATCTAATGCCTGGTACCAGGCTTTTGAACAGGACATCAAGGATATGAATACCTACGGCACCCTGCAAATGCCCGTTCTGGGGATGGCCAGCGAAAGCAGCTACGAGTTTATGAAGCAGGGATTGCCCTATATTGCAAAAAATGTAGAGGTGATTAAGGTAGAAGGTTCTGGGCACTATTTTAATGAAGAAAATCCACAGGCCGTCATTGATGCCGTGCTTCATTTTATAAAATAA
- a CDS encoding Crp/Fnr family transcriptional regulator, producing MESFTEFIQSKVFITEEILQEVLSKFQEKEYAPHQVLLKRGQIANQYYFIISGGLRFFSDENENEHTAWAFFEGEFITEISSLAPRKPTRFTIETIDKTSLLVIERADMEALYERFPIWQKFGRKMWEDICIQQIEQNVNYQTLTAEGVYLKLMENREFIQKMPVKQLASILGITPNALSRIRRNIK from the coding sequence ATGGAATCATTTACTGAATTTATACAATCAAAAGTTTTTATTACAGAGGAAATATTACAGGAAGTGCTTTCTAAATTTCAGGAAAAAGAATATGCGCCGCATCAGGTGTTGCTTAAACGGGGACAGATTGCCAATCAATATTATTTTATCATTTCCGGAGGATTACGCTTTTTTTCGGATGAAAATGAAAATGAACATACGGCCTGGGCTTTTTTTGAAGGGGAATTCATTACGGAGATTAGTAGTTTGGCTCCTAGAAAACCTACCCGTTTTACTATTGAGACGATTGATAAAACCAGTTTACTAGTAATAGAGCGAGCTGATATGGAAGCACTCTATGAGCGTTTTCCTATCTGGCAAAAATTTGGGCGTAAAATGTGGGAAGACATTTGTATTCAGCAAATTGAACAAAATGTAAATTATCAGACCTTAACTGCGGAAGGTGTTTATTTAAAACTAATGGAAAACAGGGAATTTATTCAAAAAATGCCGGTAAAACAGTTGGCTAGTATTTTGGGGATTACCCCTAATGCATTAAGCAGGATTAGGAGGAATATAAAATAA
- a CDS encoding tyrosine-type recombinase/integrase: protein MSNIKIVLRKNKIRKDGRIPLALRITENYKTNYKWLGQYVFEKDWDKNAGKAKRSHPNSQKLNNFLMKKLSEVNDIFFESKDQVSPKQVKQKLKGTYGQKSFFELAAERIMEKYERGTFSVAKAELSILYNLEEFLNLKRNKNKSAIIKSINERRLHRISEARLNKYSWLDGVAYFRNSKALAFRDIDEVFINKYKTFCHSYLGQKTRTITNQLILIRTLFNLAIKEGIIERKFYPFAGDKEKIRIGSGNKIGLSTEEIEKIEKLKLEENSSIWHTHNVWLFSFYFAGIRISDVVKIKWSDFKDSRLYYIMNKNEKALSLKIPAKAKKILEHYKKEKKLNKGYVFPFLRNTDTNDAEQIYIRTKSVTKVFNKCLKQIAKECEIEKNLSNHIARHSFGNIAGDRIHPLMLQKLYRHSDLKTTLNYQANFIHRDADDALDEVINF from the coding sequence ATGTCTAATATAAAAATTGTTTTAAGGAAAAATAAGATAAGAAAAGATGGCAGAATTCCTCTTGCATTGAGAATTACTGAAAATTACAAAACCAATTACAAGTGGCTTGGACAATATGTTTTCGAGAAGGATTGGGATAAAAATGCAGGAAAGGCGAAGAGGAGTCATCCAAATTCACAAAAGCTGAACAATTTTTTAATGAAGAAGTTGAGCGAAGTGAATGACATATTTTTTGAATCTAAAGATCAGGTTAGCCCAAAGCAGGTAAAGCAAAAGTTAAAAGGAACCTATGGACAGAAATCCTTTTTTGAACTAGCCGCAGAGCGTATAATGGAAAAATATGAAAGAGGAACATTTTCCGTCGCTAAAGCTGAACTATCTATTCTTTATAACCTCGAGGAATTTTTAAATCTAAAAAGGAATAAGAATAAATCAGCCATTATTAAGTCAATCAATGAGCGCCGCTTGCACCGCATTAGTGAGGCAAGACTTAACAAATATAGCTGGTTAGATGGTGTTGCTTATTTTAGAAATAGTAAGGCTCTAGCGTTCCGGGATATTGATGAAGTTTTCATTAATAAATATAAAACATTTTGTCATTCTTATTTAGGGCAAAAAACCAGAACTATTACTAATCAACTTATTTTAATTAGAACTCTTTTCAATTTAGCTATTAAGGAAGGAATTATTGAACGAAAATTTTATCCCTTTGCCGGTGATAAGGAGAAAATTAGAATTGGTTCTGGTAATAAGATAGGACTAAGCACAGAAGAGATTGAAAAAATAGAAAAACTGAAGTTGGAGGAAAATAGTTCTATTTGGCACACTCATAATGTATGGCTATTTTCTTTTTATTTTGCTGGGATTCGTATTTCTGATGTTGTAAAAATAAAATGGTCGGATTTTAAGGATAGTCGACTTTATTATATAATGAATAAAAATGAAAAAGCACTCAGCCTTAAAATTCCTGCGAAGGCAAAAAAGATTTTGGAACATTATAAAAAAGAGAAAAAACTCAATAAAGGTTATGTCTTTCCATTCCTTAGAAATACTGATACTAATGATGCTGAACAAATCTATATACGAACAAAAAGTGTCACTAAAGTCTTTAATAAATGCCTAAAACAAATTGCAAAAGAATGTGAGATTGAAAAAAACTTATCTAACCACATCGCTAGGCATAGCTTTGGTAATATAGCGGGTGATCGTATTCATCCATTAATGTTACAAAAGCTCTATCGTCATAGTGATTTAAAAACCACTTTGAATTATCAAGCTAATTTTATTCATCGAGATGCGGATGATGCACTGGATGAAGTTATTAATTTTTAA
- a CDS encoding SDR family oxidoreductase: MKKVLITGANKGIGFETAKQLLQKGYYVYLGSRDLNNGLKAVETLKSEGLTNVEAIQLDVTEEDSVKTARAAIANTTDSLDVLINNAGINGGSPYTALEANTEQFMAAFNTNVFGVARVTQTFIDLLRKSPEPRIVNVSTSVGSLTLQSDPKWPAYDYAKYAVYGASKAALNMYTVHLAYELRETAFKINAVCPGYTSTDFTGHNGGEVREAGQRIIKYALIDQYGPTGKFFSEETNPETGEIPW, from the coding sequence ATGAAAAAAGTATTAATTACCGGAGCAAACAAGGGAATTGGTTTTGAAACAGCAAAACAATTATTACAAAAAGGATATTACGTATACCTGGGAAGCCGGGATTTAAATAACGGACTCAAAGCGGTTGAAACTCTAAAATCTGAAGGCTTGACCAATGTGGAGGCTATACAGCTGGATGTTACAGAGGAAGATTCTGTAAAAACTGCCCGTGCAGCAATTGCCAATACAACAGATTCTCTTGATGTACTTATTAATAACGCCGGCATCAATGGAGGTAGTCCCTATACTGCCCTAGAAGCGAATACAGAACAATTTATGGCAGCATTTAACACCAATGTATTTGGGGTGGCAAGGGTTACACAAACATTTATTGATTTATTGCGAAAATCTCCTGAACCCCGGATTGTGAACGTGAGTACCAGCGTAGGCTCTCTTACGCTACAGAGCGACCCAAAATGGCCTGCTTATGATTACGCGAAATATGCGGTGTATGGTGCATCAAAAGCAGCTCTGAATATGTATACAGTCCATTTAGCTTACGAATTACGCGAAACGGCTTTTAAAATCAATGCGGTGTGTCCCGGATATACCAGTACCGACTTTACCGGACATAATGGTGGCGAAGTTAGAGAAGCAGGACAACGTATTATAAAATATGCATTGATTGACCAATATGGACCCACGGGTAAATTTTTCAGTGAAGAAACCAATCCTGAAACCGGAGAAATCCCCTGGTAG